GACGATCCCTACGCATGGCTGGAGCGGCTCGACGCCCCGGAGACCCAGGCGTGGATCGCGGCGCAGGAAGCCGTCACGCACGCCGTGCTGCGCTCGGTGCCGGGACGCGAGGGGCTGAGGGCAGCGGTGGCTCGCTCCGCGCGCTATGCGCGGCTCTCGCCGCCGATTCCCGCCGGGCCGCACGGACGCGAGTTCCTCTGGCAGGCGGATGCCAGCGACGACAAGCTCAAGCTCATGCTCCGGCGTGGCAAGGGCGCGCCGCTCGAGCCGGTGCTCGATCCCAACACGTGGGCGAGCGACGAGGCGCTGGTCTTCGCCGTGCCGTCACCCGACGGTGCGCGGGTCGCGTTCGGCAAGGCCATTGGTAGCACCCATGGCGCGGTGATCCACGTGCTCGACGTCGAGACGGGGCGGCTGCTGCCCGACCGGCCCCGAGGTACGAGCCACTCGTCGGTGGCCTGGAGACCCGACGCATCGGGCTTCTTCTACGCGGCGTGTCCCGAGCCGGGCGAGGTGCCCGCGGGCGACGAGGCGCACTGGAACGCCATCTACGAGCACCGGATCGGGTCGGGCGCGCCGGCCCGCCGCATCTTCGGCGACGACCAGGAGAAGGAGTACTGGTGCTCGGTCAAGCTCAGCGAGTGTCGCCGCTTCGCCGTGCTCTACAAGTGGGACTACGTGCACGCCAACGTCGTCTACCTGCTGCGCCTCGCCGACGACGCCCTCGTGCCGGTGGCTCCCGCCATGCGGTCTCTCAACCAGGTGCAGGTGATTGGTGACTCGCTGCTCGTTCATACCGACCTCGACGCGCCGCGCGGCCGTCTCTGCGTCGCGCCACTGATGGCACCGACGGAGTGGCGGACGCTCATCCCCGAGAGCTCGGACACGCTGCAGACGGTCGCTGGCGTCGGTGGCCGCCTCTACGCCGTCTACTCGCATGCGGCGTCGCATCGCGTGCGCATCCACGCCCAGGACGGCGCCTACCTCCGCGACCTGGTGCTGCCCGCACTCGGCTCCGTGAATCGCAATGAAGGGGAGGGCATCGTCAGCGGCATCAGCGGCGCTTGGAGCGGCGACGAGGTGTGGGTGAGCTTCATGTCGTACGTGCAGGCCCCCTCGGTCTACCGGTACGACTACGCGACGGACCGCTTGTCGCCGTACCACATCCCCGACGTCGGGCTCGACGCCTCCGAGTATGTGACGGACCAGGTCTGGTACGAGTCGCTCGACGGGACGCGGGTGTCGATGTTCATCATCCACCGGAAGGACCTGCCTCGCGACGGGCGCCAGCCCGTGCGGCTGAGCGGCTACGGTGGCTTCAACATCTCGGTGGAGCCGCGCTTCGCGGCGGTCCATGCTGCCTGGCTGAAGCTGGGCGGCGTGCTCGCCTTCGCCAACGTGCGAGGTGGCGGCGAATACGGACGTGCCTGGCACCAGGCGGCATGCAAGACGCGGCGGCAGAACGCCTTCGACGACTACATCGCGGCGGCGCGTTGGCTCGTCTCGGCGGGCTACACGAGGCCCTCCAGGCTCGCCTCGCGCGGCAACAGCAACGGCGGTCTGCTCGTCGCCGTCGCCGCCATGCAGGCCCCCGAGGCCTTCGGAGCCGTCTTCTGCCGCGCGCCCACCCTCGACATGCTGCGCTTCCCGAATTTCGGCCACATGAGCTCGGCGACCGTCGAATACGGCTCGCCCGACGATCCCGTCGAGGGTCCGTATCTCGCCGGGTATTCGCCCTATCACAACGTCCGAGCCGATCGCCGCTACCCCGTGATGGCCTTCGTGTCGGCGTTGAACGACCGGGTCGCGCCTCCGCATGATCCGCTCAAGATGGTCGCCAGGCTCCAGGCGGAAGGCACGGGGGGCGGACCCTATTTCCTGCTGCCGCTCCGGGACTCGGGACACGGCGGCGGCACCACGCTGACGGCGCTCATCGAGCAAGACGTCGACGAGCTGAGCTTCTACTGCCGGACGCTCGACGTCGCACCGCTCTGATTTCGCGGCGATATGCCGGGCTCGCCAGTGCGTTCTAGCTGCATGCCGTCTCATCCGCGTCAGGAGAAATGCATGCACGCCCAGCGCTGGCCGTCAGAAGAACCACGAACCCGGACCCTGCTCCCGGTGGCCCTTCTCGGTCTGTTGCTCCTGGGGATGACTGGCTGTGCCACCGCTACCACCGGGCGCACGCACCTGCTCGAGCGCAGCGCCGCCTACGTCACCTACCGGCTCCCCGCCGAGCAGGTCCTGGAGGTGGCCCGCGAGATCCTCAAGGAGAGGGGGTATGTCATCATCGAGAGTACGGACCCCCTGTACGTGCGTACCGCCTGGCGGGTGAAGTTCGACGACACCCTCGACATCGGGGCGCTCCGGGAGCGGCAGTTCGTCATGGGGAAGCAGCTCGACGACGGTCGCTTCGTGGTGAACGCGTACCGGTTCTCCTACACCACCGTCGGCCGGACCGCGCCCCACCCGAGCTCCCCCGAGAAGGATGAGTCGGGGGGCTACAAGAGGATGGTCAAGGGCGACCCTCTCTCCTATGCCCCCCCGGTGCTCACCCGGGACCTGGAGCTGGAATGGCAGATCCTCTCCCGGGTCTCACCCTCCGTCGCCCGCGAGCTGGAATCCCAGGTGGACCAGTACCTCGCCACCGGGTCGAAATGAGCGTCGGGCGCCCGGCGGCTCAGCGCTGGCAGTAGGACGGCATGGTGCTCGGCAGTCCATTCGCGTAGGGCGACGGGACGGTTCCGAAGGGATGCGCCTGGAAGAACTGCCAGACCGCCGCGCGCGCGTCCGTGGGGATGGTGTGCCCCCTGCCGTGGTTGCACAGCATGGCGAACTGGGTCTTGGACTTCAGATCGTTGTAGTAGTTCTGGCTCACCGTCTGGAAGTTGATGACGACCTGGTCGGACGCCCCGCCGTGGAAGATCATGGCGGCGAACTTGTTCGACGAATCCTGCGTCGGAATCGTGGAGACCCTTCCGCCCGAGTAGGTCGCCACGCTCGCGATGTACCCGGAGCGGCGGTAGCTCATCTGCGTCGTGTTCAGGCCACCCGCGCTCATGCCCATGCTGTGGATGCGGCTCACATTGATGCCGACCTTCTGGATGGCACACGCCAGGACTTCGTCCGCCACGCGGAAGTCATCGTCGCGTGAGGTGGACGAGACATAGAACCAAGGGAAGGTCCCCGCGGAGGGGTCATGCGCTGGCGCCGCGACGATGCCGCCCAGGGCCTTGATGGCATTGATCTGCGTCGTGCCAATGCCCGTGCTGGCCTCCGTCGGCTGGCTGCCCGTGCCGTGCCAGTAGAAGACGAGCGGACCATCCAACGTCTTGGCCGCGTCCGACATCCAGATGCGAACGGCGCGGGCCGGGATGCCCGCCGGCCGGAAGGTCAGCGTCCCCTCCTGGAACTCGGGACAGGGGCCGGTGGGCTTTGGAATGAAGGTAGGGGAGGGCTGGGCCAGGCTGGCGCTCGTGCCTGACAGCGCCTCGGGGTGACTGTCTTGTGTATCGCTCCACTCGTCCCCGGGTTCACCGCCACAGGCGGAAAGGGTCGAAATGAGCGCGGCGGCGAGAATTCTCTTCATGGCAAACGACCTCCAGGCGGGGGACAGCGGTCAAAGGGGAGACATCACGCGAATCAGGGAACGGAAACGCCGGATGCGACTCGGCCCTGGTTGATCCAGCCGCCGTGGCCGTCGCCGCCGGCCCAGGAGTACACGGTGGCGGCGTTGGTGGACGGGTCGGCCAGGATGTAGTCGGCGT
This is a stretch of genomic DNA from Archangium violaceum. It encodes these proteins:
- a CDS encoding prolyl oligopeptidase family serine peptidase: MKNLDQALEFPTTRRDPESGYTLHGRRFDDPYAWLERLDAPETQAWIAAQEAVTHAVLRSVPGREGLRAAVARSARYARLSPPIPAGPHGREFLWQADASDDKLKLMLRRGKGAPLEPVLDPNTWASDEALVFAVPSPDGARVAFGKAIGSTHGAVIHVLDVETGRLLPDRPRGTSHSSVAWRPDASGFFYAACPEPGEVPAGDEAHWNAIYEHRIGSGAPARRIFGDDQEKEYWCSVKLSECRRFAVLYKWDYVHANVVYLLRLADDALVPVAPAMRSLNQVQVIGDSLLVHTDLDAPRGRLCVAPLMAPTEWRTLIPESSDTLQTVAGVGGRLYAVYSHAASHRVRIHAQDGAYLRDLVLPALGSVNRNEGEGIVSGISGAWSGDEVWVSFMSYVQAPSVYRYDYATDRLSPYHIPDVGLDASEYVTDQVWYESLDGTRVSMFIIHRKDLPRDGRQPVRLSGYGGFNISVEPRFAAVHAAWLKLGGVLAFANVRGGGEYGRAWHQAACKTRRQNAFDDYIAAARWLVSAGYTRPSRLASRGNSNGGLLVAVAAMQAPEAFGAVFCRAPTLDMLRFPNFGHMSSATVEYGSPDDPVEGPYLAGYSPYHNVRADRRYPVMAFVSALNDRVAPPHDPLKMVARLQAEGTGGGPYFLLPLRDSGHGGGTTLTALIEQDVDELSFYCRTLDVAPL